A single genomic interval of Psychroserpens sp. NJDZ02 harbors:
- a CDS encoding universal stress protein has translation MSLKPFKTIGIGVAFSPNLKANLYEAARLSLFFEAKLVMVHIGEQSEDKLKTLKIILNAFKKDNLEYEVVFKSGNPVDAILSTSQEKNFDLLIIGAAKRENFVKYYVGSIARKITRQAKCSLLLLINPSIERLPCRHIVVNGLEDPKTEQTIASAFYVASKLNAEQLTIVEEIKQNEIDIKVDDDKSLRHANIIKAKICNRENSRINHIIEDLPKAHTTNIVIKSQPIFGTQGYSIGHYAQIKRADLLVMNAPTKMTFWDRLFPHDIEHILTELPTDVLIIQ, from the coding sequence GTGTCTTTAAAACCTTTTAAAACTATCGGAATTGGTGTCGCGTTTTCGCCTAACCTAAAAGCAAATCTTTATGAGGCTGCTAGACTATCCCTATTTTTTGAGGCTAAATTGGTTATGGTCCATATTGGAGAGCAGTCTGAAGATAAATTAAAAACTTTAAAAATTATTTTAAATGCTTTTAAAAAAGATAATCTTGAGTACGAAGTGGTTTTTAAATCAGGAAATCCTGTAGATGCCATTTTAAGTACCTCGCAAGAAAAAAACTTTGATCTACTAATTATTGGTGCAGCCAAACGTGAAAACTTTGTAAAATACTACGTCGGCTCTATTGCCAGAAAAATTACTAGACAAGCTAAATGTAGTTTGTTACTGTTAATAAATCCTTCTATTGAAAGGTTACCGTGTCGACATATTGTTGTTAACGGATTGGAAGATCCTAAAACAGAACAAACCATTGCTTCTGCTTTTTATGTGGCTTCCAAATTAAATGCCGAACAGTTGACTATTGTTGAAGAAATTAAGCAAAACGAAATTGATATCAAAGTCGATGATGACAAGTCATTACGACATGCAAACATTATAAAAGCAAAGATTTGTAATCGAGAAAACTCAAGAATTAATCATATAATTGAAGATTTACCAAAAGCACATACGACCAATATTGTTATAAAATCGCAGCCTATTTTTGGGACTCAAGGCTATTCTATTGGTCACTATGCGCAAATTAAAAGAGCAGATTTATTAGTAATGAATGCGCCAACAAAAATGACTTTCTGGGACCGTTTATTCCCACATGATATAGAACATATCTTAACCGAACTTCCAACAGACGTCTTAATTATTCAATGA
- a CDS encoding cation:proton antiporter, translated as MLELGGIIILGILAQWMAWKLKIPAILPLILIGLLVGPIAAEFLSEDGTKWIEPIWNGEEGLFPGESLFYFVSLAISIILFEGGLTLKMSEIKNVGPVITKLISLGSLVTFFGAGAAAHYIFGLTWEIAFLFSGLIIVTGPTVITPILRNIPLKKDISTVLKWEGILIDPIGALVAVLVFEFISVDAGGEFTKTALIEFGKIVLFGATFGFTFAHALNFIINKKWVPHYLLNVFALAAVLGVFVLSDVFAHESGLLAVVVMGMVLGNSKSPYLKDLLYFKESLSVLLISILFILLAANINYSELLLIYNWKTAALFAVIILVIRPIGVFLSTHGSKLKFNEKLFISWVGPRGIVAAGIASLFGLKLASKGIAGAEYITPLVFVIVLGTVLLNATTARIFAKLVGVFLKESNGILIVGASKVSRLIGHYLESHGRHVVLIDSNQNNINKAQELGLEAINTNIYSETLSDNIELNDVGYLMALTGNNEINRYAITKFSKQFGENGAFRLVSTDEMLDDNNNPQEGLFSHKDDFNRLTEVTKKFPSIQEIEIIDKEHLLDLIKTTNADRDIIPLFIKDDEGELHIISSYNTNIENAKEGYYLVYLGKPLDVEKVDTV; from the coding sequence ATGTTAGAATTAGGAGGAATCATCATTTTAGGGATACTAGCGCAATGGATGGCATGGAAATTAAAAATACCTGCTATTTTACCTTTGATATTAATTGGTTTATTAGTTGGCCCAATTGCTGCCGAGTTTTTAAGTGAAGACGGAACCAAGTGGATCGAACCCATTTGGAATGGCGAAGAGGGCTTGTTTCCTGGAGAAAGCTTATTTTATTTTGTCTCCTTAGCGATAAGTATTATTCTTTTTGAAGGTGGATTAACCTTGAAAATGAGTGAAATTAAAAATGTAGGACCCGTAATAACAAAGCTTATTTCGTTAGGTTCTTTAGTAACCTTTTTTGGCGCTGGTGCTGCTGCACATTATATTTTTGGTCTGACTTGGGAAATTGCATTTCTATTTTCAGGATTAATAATTGTTACGGGACCCACTGTAATTACTCCTATTTTAAGAAATATACCTCTTAAAAAAGATATCTCTACCGTTTTAAAATGGGAAGGGATTTTAATTGATCCTATCGGGGCTTTAGTTGCTGTATTGGTTTTTGAATTTATAAGCGTAGATGCTGGAGGCGAGTTTACTAAAACGGCATTAATCGAGTTTGGTAAAATTGTACTATTTGGAGCTACTTTTGGCTTTACATTTGCACATGCCTTAAACTTTATTATTAATAAAAAATGGGTACCACATTATTTGCTAAATGTATTTGCATTAGCAGCTGTGTTAGGTGTTTTTGTATTGTCTGATGTATTTGCACACGAGTCTGGATTACTTGCGGTAGTCGTTATGGGAATGGTTTTGGGTAACTCAAAATCACCGTATTTAAAAGACTTGTTATATTTTAAAGAATCGTTGAGTGTGTTATTAATTTCTATTTTGTTTATTCTACTGGCAGCAAATATTAATTATAGCGAGTTATTATTAATTTATAATTGGAAAACAGCAGCCCTTTTTGCTGTAATAATTTTGGTTATTAGGCCTATTGGTGTGTTTTTAAGCACGCATGGTTCTAAACTTAAGTTTAACGAAAAACTATTTATCAGTTGGGTTGGACCACGTGGTATTGTTGCGGCAGGTATTGCTTCTCTTTTTGGTTTAAAATTAGCGAGTAAAGGCATAGCGGGAGCCGAGTACATTACGCCTTTAGTGTTTGTTATCGTTTTAGGAACGGTACTTTTAAATGCAACGACTGCCAGAATTTTTGCTAAATTAGTGGGAGTTTTCTTAAAAGAATCTAATGGGATTTTAATTGTTGGTGCCTCTAAAGTCTCACGATTAATTGGTCATTATTTAGAATCTCATGGAAGACATGTTGTATTAATTGATAGTAATCAAAACAACATTAATAAAGCGCAAGAGTTAGGTTTGGAAGCTATTAATACTAATATTTATTCTGAAACACTTAGCGATAATATAGAGCTTAACGATGTCGGGTATTTAATGGCGCTTACAGGTAATAATGAAATTAACAGGTATGCGATAACTAAGTTTTCTAAACAGTTTGGAGAAAATGGAGCTTTTAGATTAGTCTCGACTGACGAAATGTTGGATGATAACAATAACCCACAGGAAGGTTTATTTTCTCATAAGGATGATTTTAATAGATTAACAGAGGTTACAAAAAAGTTTCCAAGTATTCAGGAAATTGAAATTATTGATAAAGAACATTTGTTAGATTTAATAAAAACCACAAATGCAGATAGAGATATCATTCCTTTATTCATTAAAGATGATGAAGGCGAACTGCATATTATTTCATCTTACAACACAAATATCGAAAACGCAAAAGAAGGTTATTATTTAGTGTATTTAGGAAAACCTTTAGATGTCGAAAAAGTAGATACGGTATAA
- a CDS encoding outer membrane beta-barrel protein, translating into MTFKSVCFLYFLFYAFTSIAQHDISGTISDQNGQPLEFTNVILYNQATKTVVTGVVTNKEGIYQLKDATSDTYYLEVSSLGFKTKLSDKFELQSSKTFDFILEEQNLTLDEVVVKSKRPVIRQTAEKLIVDLEKSEMINTNLQDVMRKIPGVLVTNNGISIAGKTGVKILINGKTTEYMDVETLLSDFPADNISKIELIEQPGAEYEASGSGAVINIILKKNVQLGTHGSVTSWIGEDEGLEWGSGFSIASYKNKLNWQSSVNYSEPTWREDLFLVRTVGTETYDQVTKEPNDPKNVTISGSLDYYLNENHSIGIGGRFNNRNSTRTISNETIISDINTTETLFSENYFDRDRSNYNINPYYEYKREANKLVVDFNYVDFINTNTNTLSDVAGSTIDFTDRRYNQDGTYNIKTYRIDYSRTFSDNLKLSAGTRYADVKTDNDLESLIDNNGNFDVLDDESSRFVIDETIFALYSKISATEGKWSFSGGLRYEDSNTDGTSTFLNNGSLVTQVQKRPIKKLFPSASVSRELTAVLGASLSYSYRIQRPSYSSLNSFATFLDPFSAGEGNPNLTPSYTNNYQFNLTYDGQPFFIVGYSKTDDVIFELISQDNATAQIRQQEVNVENNANWNFRLYAPVDFAEGLEGYTGIIVTNTDYQSSTYNVDLNKWNFIWFLEASYELPWAIDFELSGNYGTGALEGQIDVDWFAGLDFSFGKKFFDDKLKANLGFNKMLNRGFVGNIDYGNGLAAVESNESRQNVQLRLAYSFGSKFGKKKKRNINYEEQDRIDDND; encoded by the coding sequence ATGACTTTTAAATCAGTATGTTTTTTATACTTTCTTTTTTACGCTTTTACTAGTATTGCACAACACGATATTTCTGGAACTATTTCTGATCAAAATGGGCAACCGCTAGAGTTTACCAATGTGATACTTTATAATCAAGCAACTAAAACAGTTGTTACGGGAGTGGTGACTAATAAAGAAGGTATTTATCAGTTAAAAGATGCCACGTCAGATACCTATTATTTAGAAGTGTCTAGTCTTGGGTTTAAGACTAAATTATCTGATAAATTTGAGCTTCAATCTAGTAAAACATTTGATTTTATTTTAGAAGAACAAAATCTAACATTAGATGAGGTTGTTGTCAAAAGTAAACGCCCAGTAATAAGACAAACAGCGGAAAAACTAATAGTAGATCTAGAAAAATCAGAAATGATAAATACCAATTTACAGGATGTGATGCGCAAAATCCCTGGTGTTTTGGTTACTAATAACGGTATTTCGATTGCAGGGAAAACAGGCGTAAAAATTCTTATTAATGGAAAAACAACCGAGTATATGGATGTGGAAACATTGCTTAGTGATTTTCCGGCAGACAATATTTCAAAAATAGAATTAATAGAACAACCGGGAGCAGAGTATGAAGCCTCGGGTTCTGGAGCCGTTATAAATATTATTTTAAAGAAAAATGTCCAATTGGGCACGCATGGTAGTGTGACCTCTTGGATAGGAGAGGACGAAGGCTTGGAATGGGGTTCTGGATTTTCTATAGCGAGTTATAAAAACAAATTAAACTGGCAGTCTAGTGTCAATTATTCAGAACCAACATGGCGAGAGGATTTGTTTTTGGTCAGAACAGTTGGTACTGAAACGTATGATCAAGTGACTAAAGAGCCCAACGATCCTAAAAACGTAACCATTAGCGGAAGTTTAGATTATTATTTAAACGAAAACCACTCTATTGGAATCGGTGGAAGATTTAATAACCGAAACTCTACAAGAACCATAAGTAATGAGACTATTATTTCTGATATAAATACGACTGAAACTCTATTTTCTGAAAACTACTTTGATAGAGACCGCTCTAATTATAATATCAATCCGTATTACGAGTATAAAAGGGAGGCTAATAAATTAGTCGTAGATTTTAATTACGTTGATTTTATAAATACGAATACCAATACCTTGTCTGATGTTGCAGGAAGCACTATCGATTTTACAGATAGACGATATAATCAAGACGGAACGTATAATATTAAAACGTATCGCATTGACTATTCAAGAACGTTTTCTGATAACTTAAAATTAAGCGCAGGTACCCGCTATGCAGATGTAAAAACAGATAATGATCTAGAATCTTTAATAGACAATAACGGTAATTTTGATGTATTAGATGATGAAAGTAGTCGCTTTGTAATTGACGAAACTATTTTTGCACTGTACTCAAAAATAAGTGCAACAGAAGGTAAATGGTCTTTTTCAGGAGGGTTGCGTTATGAAGATAGTAATACAGACGGAACGTCTACATTTTTAAACAATGGTAGTTTGGTTACTCAAGTTCAAAAAAGACCCATTAAAAAACTATTTCCAAGTGCGTCAGTTAGTAGAGAATTAACGGCTGTTTTAGGGGCTAGTTTATCTTATAGTTATAGAATACAGAGACCTTCTTATAGTAGTTTAAATTCTTTTGCTACGTTTTTAGACCCCTTTTCGGCAGGAGAGGGAAATCCTAATTTAACGCCATCTTATACTAATAACTACCAGTTTAATTTGACGTATGATGGCCAACCTTTTTTTATAGTTGGTTACAGTAAAACGGACGATGTTATTTTTGAATTAATCTCACAAGACAATGCAACAGCACAAATAAGACAACAAGAAGTAAACGTAGAGAATAATGCCAATTGGAATTTTAGATTGTATGCTCCGGTCGATTTTGCTGAAGGTTTAGAAGGCTATACAGGTATTATTGTAACTAACACAGACTACCAATCTTCAACGTATAATGTCGATTTAAATAAGTGGAATTTTATCTGGTTTTTAGAGGCTAGTTATGAGCTGCCTTGGGCTATTGATTTTGAATTAAGCGGTAATTATGGAACTGGTGCTTTAGAAGGGCAAATTGATGTAGACTGGTTTGCAGGTTTAGACTTTTCTTTTGGAAAAAAATTCTTTGATGATAAGCTCAAAGCAAATCTTGGATTTAACAAAATGCTTAATAGAGGGTTTGTGGGTAATATAGATTACGGTAACGGTCTTGCAGCTGTAGAAAGTAATGAGTCAAGACAAAATGTACAACTTAGATTAGCCTATAGTTTTGGTTCTAAATTTGGTAAAAAGAAGAAACGGAACATAAATTATGAAGAACAAGATCGGATTGATGATAATGATTAG
- a CDS encoding sensor histidine kinase, giving the protein MNSKLNKSDYIVLIIFYSVSTILNIIDYNNSDNALIEYIVDIPTTIITSFIVIIIFMYILIPKYLIQKKYVAFIVIALVVLTCFGAISDTLGFWSGGNSFDKFPKWDRVILNGIYTSANDVGLLLGILFTKKFYEGRNEIINIEKQQKENELKLLRSQIDPHFLFNNLNTLDALIDSNAAKAKEYVNRLSSIYRYLIKTKDVEVMELFEEIQLAENYIFLIKTRFENDYNFNIETTTDISNKFIPTGAIQALLENVVKHNKPQNDQAIRTTILIEDNVLKVTNTKSAIISKNESFGTGLKNLKARYKLLSDKAIIIINTDKEYSISIPIINLIEDN; this is encoded by the coding sequence ATGAATAGCAAGCTTAACAAATCAGATTATATTGTACTTATTATTTTTTACAGTGTGTCTACAATTTTAAACATAATAGATTACAATAATAGTGACAATGCTCTTATTGAGTATATTGTAGATATTCCTACAACAATTATTACTTCGTTTATTGTTATTATTATTTTTATGTACATTTTGATTCCTAAATATTTGATTCAAAAAAAGTATGTTGCTTTTATAGTAATAGCGTTAGTCGTTTTAACTTGTTTTGGTGCTATTTCAGACACCTTAGGGTTTTGGAGTGGAGGAAATTCATTTGATAAATTCCCAAAATGGGATAGAGTTATTTTAAACGGTATTTATACTTCAGCAAATGATGTTGGATTATTACTAGGAATACTTTTTACAAAAAAATTCTATGAAGGTAGAAATGAGATTATTAATATTGAAAAGCAACAAAAAGAAAACGAACTTAAATTATTACGTTCTCAAATAGATCCTCACTTTTTGTTTAATAACCTTAATACATTAGATGCTTTAATTGATAGTAATGCAGCAAAAGCTAAAGAGTACGTTAATAGATTGTCTTCAATTTATCGCTATCTGATTAAAACAAAAGATGTTGAGGTTATGGAGTTATTTGAAGAAATTCAGTTAGCAGAAAACTATATATTTTTAATTAAAACACGTTTTGAAAATGATTATAATTTTAATATCGAAACAACTACCGATATTTCAAACAAGTTTATTCCAACGGGCGCTATCCAAGCCTTATTAGAAAACGTTGTAAAGCATAATAAACCACAAAACGACCAAGCAATAAGGACTACCATTTTAATCGAAGATAACGTGCTTAAAGTAACAAATACTAAATCTGCCATTATATCTAAAAACGAATCGTTTGGGACAGGATTAAAAAATTTAAAAGCACGTTATAAATTACTGTCAGATAAAGCCATTATCATAATTAATACAGATAAGGAATATTCTATTTCTATTCCAATTATTAATTTGATTGAAGACAACTAA
- a CDS encoding LytR/AlgR family response regulator transcription factor, with the protein MMKILILEDEIPAYQKLVTFVNDYFKETIPHDWARSNADGKVLLTQNKYDFILSDIQLLDGISFDLYNDISIDTPIIFCSAHDAYLFEAFNTNGIAYILKPYTQTDFKKAIEKYQSLFKQGDYNTLNQKTITDLKMALKEEHDNYKKRFVIKKAKGIQLLNVVDISTIEASGDFCIATDFNGKRHTISQNLGSIYQQLQTTKFFKINRSEIVSIDFIENLENHFKNRLLIKMTGLKEKVMTSTATTSEFRKWLEQ; encoded by the coding sequence ATGATGAAAATTTTAATTTTAGAAGACGAAATTCCAGCATACCAAAAATTAGTCACTTTTGTAAATGACTATTTTAAGGAAACCATACCGCATGATTGGGCGCGCTCCAATGCAGACGGAAAAGTACTACTCACACAAAATAAATACGATTTTATTTTATCAGATATCCAGTTATTAGATGGGATCTCTTTTGATTTATATAATGACATATCTATTGATACACCAATCATATTTTGCTCTGCGCACGACGCGTATTTGTTTGAAGCATTTAATACTAATGGGATTGCATATATCTTAAAACCATACACGCAAACAGACTTTAAAAAAGCCATAGAAAAATACCAATCGCTTTTTAAACAAGGCGATTATAATACTTTAAATCAGAAAACGATTACTGATTTAAAAATGGCGTTGAAAGAAGAACATGATAATTATAAAAAACGATTTGTAATTAAAAAAGCAAAAGGGATTCAGTTATTAAATGTTGTAGATATTAGTACTATTGAAGCTTCTGGAGATTTCTGTATTGCGACAGATTTTAATGGAAAACGGCATACCATTTCGCAAAATTTAGGATCTATTTATCAACAACTACAAACGACTAAATTTTTTAAAATTAATAGAAGCGAAATTGTGAGTATAGACTTCATTGAAAATTTAGAGAATCATTTTAAAAACAGACTACTAATTAAAATGACTGGCTTAAAAGAAAAAGTAATGACAAGTACAGCGACAACTTCGGAGTTTAGAAAGTGGTTGGAACAGTAA